In Drosophila teissieri strain GT53w chromosome 2R, Prin_Dtei_1.1, whole genome shotgun sequence, the following proteins share a genomic window:
- the LOC122614020 gene encoding elongin-C, giving the protein MIAMDEQRGDKIYGGCEGPDAMYVKLISSDGHEFVVKREHALTSGTIRAMLSGPGQFAENEANEVHFREIPSHVLQKVCMYFTYKVRYTNSSTEIPEFPIAPEIALELLMAANFLDC; this is encoded by the exons ATGATAGCAATGGACGAGCAGCGCGGCGACAAGATCTACGGCGGATGCGAGGGTCCGGACGCCATGTACGTGAAGCTGATTTCGTCGGACGGCCACGAATTTGTCGTCAAACGCGAGCACGCTCTCACCTCCGGCACAATCCGGGCGATGTTGTCCGGACCGGGTCAGTTTGCCGAGAACGAGGCCAACGAGGTGCATTTCCGGGAGATACC ATCCCACGTCCTACAAAAGGTCTGCATGTACTTCACCTATAAAGTGCGTTACACCAACAGTTCTACCGAAATACCCGAATTCCCGATCGCCCCGGAGATCGCATTAGAACTTTTGATGGCGGCTAATTTCCTAGACTGCTAA
- the LOC122614014 gene encoding tubulin beta-1 chain produces the protein MREIVHIQAGQCGNQIGAKFWEIISDEHGIDATGAYHGDSDLQLERINVYYNEASGGKYVPRAVLVDLEPGTMDSVRSGPFGQIFRPDNFVFGQSGAGNNWAKGHYTEGAELVDSVLDVVRKEAESCDCLQGFQLTHSLGGGTGSGMGTLLISKIREEYPDRIMNTYSVVPSPKVSDTVVEPYNATLSVHQLVENTDETYCIDNEALYDICFRTLKLTTPTYGDLNHLVSLTMSGVTTCLRFPGQLNADLRKLAVNMVPFPRLHFFMPGFAPLTSRGSQQYRALTVPELTQQMFDAKNMMAACDPRHGRYLTVAAIFRGRMSMKEVDEQMLNIQNKNSSYFVEWIPNNVKTAVCDIPPRGLKMSATFIGNSTAIQELFKRISEQFTAMFRRKAFLHWYTGEGMDEMEFTEAESNMNDLVSEYQQYQEATADEDAEFEEEQEAEVDEN, from the coding sequence ttcTGGGAGATCATCTCCGATGAGCACGGCATCGATGCCACCGGCGCCTACCACGGTGACAGCGACCTGCAGCTGGAGCGCATCAATGTGTACTACAATGAGGCGTCCGGTGGCAAGTACGTGCCCCGCGCTGTCCTTGTCGATCTGGAGCCCGGAACCATGGACTCCGTGCGATCGGGACCTTTCGGTCAGATCTTCAGGCCCGACAACTTTGTGTTCGGCCAGTCTGGTGCCGGCAACAACTGGGCCAAGGGTCATTACACAGAGGGCGCTGAGCTGGTGGACTCAGTGCTCGATGTTGTCCGCAAGGAGGCCGAATCCTGCGACTGCCTGCAAGGCTTCCAACTCACACACTCCCTTGGCGGCGGCACTGGCTCCGGTATGGGAACCCTGCTGATTTCCAAGATCCGCGAGGAGTACCCCGACAGGATCATGAACACATACTCGGTGGTGCCGTCGCCCAAGGTGTCGGACACCGTTGTGGAGCCCTACAACGCCACCCTGTCGGTGCACCAGCTGGTCGAGAACACAGACGAGACCTACTGCATCGACAACGAGGCTCTCTACGACATCTGCTTCCGCACCCTCAAGCTGACGACACCCACATACGGTGACCTGAACCATCTCGTCTCCCTGACCATGTCCGGCGTGACCACCTGCCTGCGATTCCCCGGCCAACTGAACGCTGATCTCCGCAAGCTGGCCGTCAACATGGTGCCCTTCCCACGTCTTCACTTCTTCATGCCCGGCTTCGCTCCCCTGACCTCCCGAGGCTCCCAGCAGTACCGCGCCCTCACCGTGCCCGAGCTGACCCAGCAGATGTTCGATGCCAAGAACATGATGGCCGCCTGCGACCCACGCCACGGACGCTACCTTACCGTCGCCGCCATCTTCCGTGGACGCATGTCCATGAAGGAGGTCGACGAGCAGATGCTGAACATCCAGAACAAGAACAGCTCCTACTTCGTCGAATGGATCCCCAACAACGTGAAGACCGCCGTGTGCGACATCCCTCCCCGTGGTCTGAAGATGTCCGCCACCTTCATTGGCAACTCCACCGCCATCCAGGAGCTGTTCAAGCGCATCTCCGAGCAGTTCACCGCTATGTTCAGGCGCAAGGCTTTCTTGCATTGGTACACCGGCGAGGGCATGGACGAGATGGAGTTCACCGAGGCCGAGAGCAACATGAACGATCTGGTGTCCGAGTACCAGCAGTACCAGGAGGCCACCGCCGACGAGGACGCCGAgttcgaggaggagcaggaggctGAGGTCGACGAGAACTAA